In one Sulfitobacter sp. LCG007 genomic region, the following are encoded:
- a CDS encoding serine hydrolase has protein sequence MTTSTDTPERGPSPVRKRRHAILGAVLGAAVALFALDTALHAQSALPVFALPDPAVSPARATVLPVPQERIADAVASLDGLVKDLLERSGVPGLAVAVVQGQETLLLRGWGLRAVGEQAEVDADTVFLLASLSKSVGATVVATQVAGDLVIWDDPVRKYLPWFDLGDPWVSDHVTIGDLYAHRSGLPDHAGDDLEDVGYDRRAVLERLAQLPMGRFRADYAYTNFGLTAAAEAVAAAAGTDWASLSEQALYRPLGMGATSSRHADYMAQANRAASHVPGANGFEVADLRQPDAQSPAGGVSSSARDMAQWMKLVLSGGRHDGAQLIAPDALVPALSPQAISGHPGDAAERAGTYGYGFGVGVRPSGRVVLSHSGAFAFGAATAYSMIPDLELGIVVLTNASPIGLPEALAASFLDRVEFGADQRDWLAAYGPRIAPLSAPAGALVDASPPQQPAATRPLDIYAGRYESAYFGAAEVRMTADGLMLEVGPAPQRLPLTHWDGDRFVAFPVTENQPEGSVSQVVFSIGADGRADMVTVEHLNAAGLGGFHRP, from the coding sequence ATGACAACATCGACCGACACACCTGAGCGGGGGCCCAGCCCGGTGCGCAAGCGGCGGCATGCCATCTTGGGCGCGGTCCTCGGCGCGGCCGTCGCGCTGTTCGCTCTCGATACCGCGCTGCATGCACAGTCCGCCCTGCCAGTGTTCGCCCTGCCGGACCCGGCGGTATCCCCCGCGCGGGCGACCGTGCTGCCGGTGCCGCAGGAACGCATTGCCGATGCCGTCGCCTCGCTGGACGGGCTGGTGAAGGATCTGCTGGAGCGGAGCGGCGTGCCGGGGCTCGCTGTTGCCGTGGTGCAGGGGCAAGAGACTCTGCTGCTGCGCGGCTGGGGCCTGCGGGCGGTGGGCGAGCAGGCCGAGGTGGATGCCGATACGGTCTTTCTGCTGGCCTCGCTGTCCAAATCGGTCGGCGCGACGGTGGTGGCAACCCAGGTCGCAGGCGATCTCGTCATTTGGGACGATCCGGTGCGCAAATATCTGCCGTGGTTCGATCTGGGCGATCCCTGGGTCAGCGACCACGTCACGATCGGGGATCTCTATGCCCACCGCTCGGGCCTGCCGGATCATGCTGGCGACGATCTCGAGGATGTGGGCTATGACCGCCGCGCGGTGCTCGAGCGGCTGGCGCAGCTGCCCATGGGCCGGTTCCGGGCCGACTACGCCTATACCAATTTCGGCCTGACCGCTGCGGCCGAGGCGGTGGCGGCCGCCGCCGGAACAGACTGGGCCAGCCTGTCGGAGCAGGCGCTTTATCGCCCGCTCGGCATGGGGGCGACCAGTTCGCGCCACGCGGATTACATGGCGCAGGCCAACCGCGCCGCTTCCCATGTGCCGGGTGCCAATGGATTCGAGGTGGCGGACCTGCGCCAGCCTGATGCGCAAAGCCCGGCAGGCGGCGTCAGTTCCAGCGCGCGGGACATGGCGCAATGGATGAAACTGGTGCTGTCAGGCGGGCGGCACGACGGGGCGCAACTGATCGCCCCCGACGCGCTTGTGCCCGCGCTTTCGCCGCAGGCAATCAGTGGCCATCCCGGCGATGCGGCGGAGCGGGCAGGCACCTATGGCTACGGCTTCGGCGTTGGCGTGCGCCCCAGCGGGCGCGTTGTGCTCAGCCACTCGGGCGCCTTCGCATTTGGCGCGGCGACGGCCTATTCGATGATACCGGATCTTGAACTGGGGATCGTCGTGCTGACCAATGCCAGCCCCATCGGCCTGCCCGAGGCGCTGGCGGCGAGTTTCCTTGACCGGGTGGAGTTCGGCGCAGATCAACGCGACTGGCTGGCGGCTTACGGGCCGCGCATCGCACCGCTATCTGCCCCGGCGGGCGCGCTGGTTGACGCTAGCCCCCCGCAGCAGCCCGCCGCCACCCGGCCCCTCGATATCTATGCCGGACGATATGAGAGCGCCTATTTCGGCGCGGCCGAGGTGCGCATGACGGCTGACGGCCTGATGCTGGAGGTCGGCCCCGCACCGCAGCGCCTGCCGCTGACCCACTGGGACGGGGACCGCTTTGTTGCCTTCCCGGTGACGGAGAACCAGCCAGAGGGCTCGGTTTCGCAGGTCGTGTTTTCCATCGGGGCGGACGGACGGGCGGACATGGTGACCGTCGAACACCTGAACGCAGCGGGCCTCGGCGGCTTCCATCGACCATAG
- a CDS encoding serine hydrolase domain-containing protein: MADPAAVTARANIAPPDTPLPEALAGALDAAVRDALGGAAAPGIIAGVVTPQGRWSGAWGLADPETGAVMEVGMHTRIGSVTKTFTGTALMQLAEAGKLSLEDTIDQYVPGVPNGDIITLRHLANMTSGLLSYTQADPFLDQFFADPSLHYTPQELLDFAFPGSPIFAPGSKFDYSNTNTVLLGLVIEQVAGQDIDAVFRSMILDPLGLTETTGPDGAARLPEPYPQGFTLQGNAATPEAPSNATHWDPSWGWTAGAMISTLDDLLVYGRALGTGKGLLGAEAQQERLQSFPEPAGYGIALGCVDGWIGHTGELPGYNTTVFYDTATDVTVVVQANSDIPSGDCEDEDVLPDDLGDLECSSPASRVFEALSVALGHPFSMTPTAPAE; encoded by the coding sequence GTGGCTGACCCTGCCGCCGTGACGGCCCGCGCGAACATCGCGCCACCTGACACGCCGCTGCCCGAGGCGCTGGCCGGCGCGCTTGATGCTGCCGTACGTGACGCGCTCGGCGGGGCCGCTGCGCCGGGGATCATTGCGGGCGTTGTCACGCCGCAGGGCAGGTGGAGCGGCGCGTGGGGTCTTGCGGACCCTGAAACCGGCGCCGTGATGGAAGTCGGCATGCACACACGCATCGGATCGGTGACCAAGACCTTCACGGGCACCGCCCTGATGCAGCTGGCCGAGGCCGGAAAGCTTTCGCTGGAAGATACGATAGACCAATATGTGCCCGGCGTTCCCAACGGCGATATCATTACCCTGCGCCATCTGGCCAACATGACCAGCGGCCTGCTGAGCTATACTCAGGCGGACCCGTTCCTCGATCAGTTCTTCGCGGATCCCAGCCTGCACTATACGCCGCAGGAACTGCTCGATTTTGCCTTTCCCGGTTCGCCGATCTTCGCACCGGGGTCGAAGTTCGATTATTCGAACACCAACACCGTGCTGCTGGGCCTCGTGATAGAACAGGTGGCCGGGCAGGATATCGACGCTGTCTTTCGCTCGATGATCCTGGACCCTCTGGGCCTCACAGAGACGACCGGCCCTGATGGCGCTGCCAGGCTACCGGAACCTTATCCGCAGGGATTTACGCTGCAGGGCAATGCTGCCACGCCGGAGGCGCCGTCGAATGCGACCCATTGGGATCCGTCCTGGGGATGGACGGCGGGTGCGATGATCTCGACGCTGGACGACCTGCTGGTCTATGGCCGCGCTCTCGGTACTGGCAAGGGTCTGTTGGGCGCCGAAGCGCAGCAGGAACGCCTGCAATCATTCCCTGAACCTGCGGGCTACGGCATCGCCTTGGGATGCGTCGATGGCTGGATCGGCCACACGGGCGAGCTGCCAGGCTATAACACGACGGTGTTCTACGACACGGCGACGGATGTGACCGTGGTTGTGCAGGCCAACAGTGATATCCCCTCGGGCGATTGCGAGGATGAGGACGTGCTGCCGGATGATCTCGGCGACCTCGAGTGCAGCTCGCCCGCCAGCCGTGTGTTCGAGGCGCTGTCTGTTGCGCTCGGGCATCCGTTCTCGATGACACCGACGGCCCCGGCAGAGTGA
- a CDS encoding tripartite tricarboxylate transporter substrate-binding protein, whose protein sequence is MGGHVTALITPTAGVIQQHEAGQQKILAVLSDERLPMAPDLPTAKEQRLDVSMAQSNGFMFPAGTPREPVEGFCDALEAVAADPDFVSQMEALNVNVRFLRGDAFASYMDGLFKQISDLAAQAGYGG, encoded by the coding sequence ATGGGCGGCCATGTCACGGCCCTGATCACGCCCACCGCGGGGGTCATCCAGCAGCACGAGGCTGGCCAGCAGAAGATTCTTGCCGTTCTTTCCGACGAACGTCTGCCCATGGCACCCGACCTGCCGACCGCGAAGGAGCAGAGGCTTGATGTCTCGATGGCGCAAAGCAACGGTTTCATGTTCCCCGCAGGCACGCCGCGGGAGCCTGTCGAAGGCTTCTGCGACGCGCTCGAAGCCGTGGCGGCCGACCCGGATTTCGTGTCGCAGATGGAAGCGCTGAACGTCAATGTGCGCTTCCTGCGGGGCGACGCCTTTGCCAGCTACATGGACGGCCTCTTCAAGCAGATTTCCGACCTCGCCGCACAGGCAGGCTATGGAGGCTGA
- a CDS encoding ShlB/FhaC/HecB family hemolysin secretion/activation protein, translating to MSALTALSRDSRFSTHRLGAVALLGAWFAGPGLSQSLPDVDRILSGQTVILQRYAPPPQAGRVAIGVEDDRDRIDFDRAKSIRFQLRSLRVSGARTLPLSELTPIWQDRIGTGITLADLYRIADAIDAAYLAAGYFSKTVVPVQDYSRGQIRLQVFEGYVDRIEIDSDIPGVETRLAPYLQRILDMHPIGVKAAERELLLMSDLAGLVIDGTFVRPEGATGGGVLRLEIAQTRSEGLIGLDNLGSDSVGRLQMAGVLTFHDALRSFETTNLTGVFTPQHPDRMSLVQMTQSYPIGSSGLGAGYSLVYLHQHPEEGAGAPDIDVTSTMGTAFLSYPFLRTLDRSLWGRAELTVRNDDVDVSGVAAVRSRTRWASLSLEYGQSFETSEINLEGAVNLGTASDIDMGAVPGDFRFVSAELGYTKGFSETTSMTLRARGQFSGRPLPGAVQFGVGGETYGWAFDSGAISGDKGAAVSAQLSHEIKTGLAILPTLSTSAFVDYGTVWSGDVPGSMYLGSYGVGLGGTFGERLNFQVIGALPWTRSGMLDDPGGKLVFQLAMPF from the coding sequence GTGAGCGCGCTGACAGCGCTGTCCCGCGACAGCCGTTTCTCAACACATCGCCTCGGCGCTGTTGCGCTGCTGGGCGCCTGGTTCGCGGGGCCGGGCCTTTCGCAGAGCTTGCCGGACGTGGATCGCATCCTGTCTGGGCAAACCGTGATCCTGCAACGCTATGCGCCGCCACCTCAGGCGGGCAGGGTCGCCATAGGCGTGGAGGATGATCGCGACAGGATCGACTTTGATCGCGCCAAAAGCATCCGTTTCCAGCTGCGATCTTTGCGCGTCAGCGGCGCCCGGACTCTTCCGTTGTCGGAGTTGACACCGATCTGGCAGGACCGGATCGGCACCGGGATCACGCTGGCCGATCTGTACCGCATCGCAGACGCAATCGACGCGGCCTACCTCGCTGCGGGCTACTTCTCCAAGACCGTGGTGCCAGTGCAGGATTATTCCCGCGGGCAGATCCGGCTACAGGTGTTCGAGGGCTATGTCGACCGCATCGAGATCGACAGTGACATTCCCGGCGTCGAAACCCGGCTGGCCCCCTACCTGCAACGTATTCTGGACATGCACCCCATCGGGGTAAAGGCCGCCGAGCGAGAGTTGTTGCTGATGAGCGACCTTGCCGGGCTTGTGATAGACGGCACGTTCGTGCGCCCCGAAGGCGCCACAGGCGGCGGCGTGCTGCGGCTTGAGATCGCACAGACCCGCAGCGAGGGCCTGATCGGGCTGGACAATCTGGGCTCGGACAGCGTCGGCCGATTGCAGATGGCGGGCGTGCTGACCTTCCACGATGCTTTGCGCAGCTTCGAGACTACTAACCTGACCGGCGTCTTCACACCGCAGCACCCTGATCGGATGTCACTGGTCCAGATGACGCAAAGCTATCCGATCGGGTCGAGCGGGCTTGGCGCGGGCTACAGCCTGGTCTACCTGCACCAACATCCCGAAGAGGGGGCGGGTGCGCCGGATATCGACGTCACATCGACCATGGGCACGGCGTTTCTGTCCTATCCGTTTCTGCGCACGCTCGACCGGTCGCTCTGGGGGCGGGCTGAACTGACGGTGCGCAACGACGATGTCGACGTATCCGGCGTTGCCGCCGTCCGCAGCCGGACCCGCTGGGCGTCGCTTTCACTGGAATATGGCCAGAGCTTCGAGACATCCGAGATCAACCTCGAGGGGGCGGTGAACCTTGGCACGGCCTCGGATATCGACATGGGCGCCGTGCCGGGCGACTTCCGCTTTGTCAGCGCCGAGCTGGGCTACACAAAGGGCTTCAGCGAGACAACGAGCATGACGCTGCGGGCGCGGGGCCAATTCTCTGGCCGGCCCCTGCCGGGCGCTGTCCAGTTCGGCGTCGGCGGCGAGACCTATGGCTGGGCTTTCGATAGCGGCGCGATCTCTGGTGACAAGGGTGCGGCTGTTTCGGCTCAGCTGAGCCACGAGATCAAAACGGGGCTGGCGATCCTGCCCACGCTGTCGACCTCGGCTTTTGTGGATTACGGCACGGTATGGTCCGGCGACGTGCCGGGGAGCATGTATCTTGGCTCCTACGGAGTGGGCCTTGGCGGGACGTTCGGGGAGCGGCTGAATTTTCAGGTTATCGGCGCGCTTCCATGGACCCGGTCGGGGATGCTGGACGATCCGGGGGGCAAGCTGGTCTTTCAGCTGGCAATGCCATTCTAG
- a CDS encoding LysR family transcriptional regulator has protein sequence MNMHMLSRIEHFLLVARHGSFNAAARAGTSRSPL, from the coding sequence ATGAACATGCACATGCTTTCGCGCATCGAGCATTTTCTGCTCGTGGCGCGCCATGGCAGTTTCAATGCCGCGGCGCGGGCGGGGACATCACGCAGCCCGCTCTGA
- a CDS encoding AAA family ATPase, whose amino-acid sequence MIPEDIELDLRDGILRRGQKRMRLRPKTLSVLVALLEQQGDVVSAADLRRMIWGNGHGSEAGPKQCILELRRMLDDNAGNTGLIETVGRRGYRLTRPIPLIGAVSEETVPVPSVLCLGRGKELEALGKSAAAARRGRRAVALISGEAGAGKTRLLEAFKAGLPRRTSLWIAQAQGMAHPGAREPYGLLMDVLEQIMAGPEGATLARLLPVVAPSWVKQQPGRSLEADALDPTRRNTMLREFSELMERLTRTRPGIVVLEDLHWADSSTLAWLAAWGLGHRTPARLLLLGSYRDDELDSAETLATILGQLDRQPDCRLISLGGLDRAAVSGYLAERFPGNDFPQDLAQALAQRTEGHAILVDAAADFWQAQGLVWRDETGWHLSATPQTLVTAIAPSVRTLIETERTSRLLAGERSLLEIASVAGPTFCGIDLADDRDGVEAAERQLEHLARNRRFITRAGLSHRPDGTVATRYAFRHALHQEALYDGMPAANRQGTHRRIGLRLEASHGGTAGDISAVLADHFERGADWPRAARYRVMSGRRAHMRGAIADAAEQFRSALDLQTRGSGTGTTTPEADRATELDALLGLGAALIVSDGFTADALPEVYRRAGHLAAEAGDPATAIPVLAGLWNVHVTRAELNRAEDLARALQTLAGHAPPHLAMVAHNAIGQTRFFTGALSDCAAEIAAVLEIAPRHAEQDGIAVFGEDPEVVCRQYAACVAELTGAPEEAERHLNAGTTRADQLGAAFGRAQMLWCGAVCARLRGDIGLTRDRAEALVAFCRAEAVPIWGDAGEMLAGWAQAMSGDTDGTARIAGGLAAFDAADVRITLPFGHGLAAEAASKMGDLAAGRRAMCRAFASVRASGERWYLADLHRLRAGLAQKAGRRDIARRARARADAVARTQGRLEPAR is encoded by the coding sequence ATGATCCCGGAAGACATCGAGTTGGACCTGCGCGACGGCATTCTGCGGCGCGGTCAGAAACGGATGCGCCTGCGTCCAAAGACGCTGTCCGTTCTGGTGGCGCTGCTCGAGCAACAAGGCGACGTGGTCAGCGCGGCCGATTTGCGGCGGATGATATGGGGCAATGGCCACGGCAGCGAGGCTGGACCCAAACAATGCATTCTCGAATTGCGTCGGATGCTGGACGACAACGCCGGAAACACCGGGTTGATCGAGACAGTGGGACGCCGCGGGTACCGGCTGACGCGTCCGATCCCGCTGATCGGCGCTGTGTCGGAGGAGACAGTGCCGGTGCCGTCAGTGCTTTGCCTCGGGCGAGGTAAAGAGCTTGAGGCCTTGGGCAAAAGTGCAGCCGCCGCCAGACGCGGTCGACGGGCTGTGGCTTTGATCTCGGGCGAGGCAGGGGCCGGCAAGACACGCCTTCTGGAGGCATTCAAAGCTGGTTTGCCCCGGCGCACGTCGCTGTGGATCGCCCAGGCGCAGGGCATGGCGCATCCTGGAGCGCGAGAACCCTATGGGTTGCTGATGGATGTATTGGAGCAAATCATGGCCGGGCCCGAGGGCGCGACTCTCGCGCGACTTCTGCCGGTGGTCGCCCCCTCCTGGGTCAAGCAACAACCCGGACGCAGCCTGGAGGCGGACGCCCTGGACCCTACGCGCCGCAACACAATGCTGCGGGAGTTTTCGGAGCTGATGGAGCGGCTGACCCGTACCCGCCCCGGAATTGTGGTGCTGGAAGATCTTCACTGGGCAGACTCCAGCACGCTGGCCTGGCTCGCGGCGTGGGGGCTTGGACACCGCACGCCAGCGCGATTGCTGCTTCTGGGCAGCTATCGCGATGATGAACTGGACAGCGCCGAGACGCTTGCGACGATACTCGGTCAGCTTGACCGGCAACCAGACTGCAGGTTGATCAGCCTTGGCGGTCTGGACCGGGCGGCAGTATCCGGATACCTTGCAGAGCGGTTCCCCGGCAACGACTTTCCCCAGGATCTGGCGCAGGCCCTCGCTCAGCGAACCGAGGGGCATGCGATACTGGTGGATGCGGCGGCGGACTTCTGGCAGGCGCAGGGGCTGGTGTGGCGCGACGAGACCGGCTGGCACCTGTCCGCCACACCCCAAACGCTTGTGACAGCCATCGCTCCCAGTGTCCGGACCCTGATCGAAACCGAACGCACCAGCCGTCTGCTGGCCGGGGAGCGCAGCTTGCTTGAAATCGCCAGCGTGGCGGGACCGACCTTTTGCGGCATCGACCTGGCCGACGACCGCGACGGGGTGGAGGCGGCAGAGCGCCAGCTCGAGCACCTCGCGCGGAACCGGCGGTTCATTACTCGTGCCGGTCTTAGCCATCGGCCCGACGGAACGGTGGCCACGCGCTATGCATTCCGGCACGCGCTGCATCAGGAAGCGCTCTACGACGGGATGCCGGCCGCGAACCGGCAGGGCACCCATCGAAGGATCGGTCTGCGGCTGGAGGCCAGTCACGGGGGCACGGCGGGCGACATTTCAGCCGTGCTGGCCGATCATTTCGAGCGCGGCGCCGACTGGCCGCGCGCCGCGCGCTATCGTGTGATGTCAGGACGGCGTGCGCATATGCGCGGCGCCATAGCAGATGCGGCCGAGCAGTTCCGCAGCGCACTTGATCTGCAAACCCGTGGAAGCGGGACCGGGACGACGACGCCCGAGGCCGATCGCGCGACCGAACTTGACGCCCTGCTCGGGCTTGGGGCAGCACTCATCGTCTCGGACGGGTTCACGGCCGACGCATTGCCAGAGGTTTACCGCCGCGCGGGCCATCTGGCTGCCGAGGCCGGTGATCCCGCCACGGCGATCCCGGTTCTGGCAGGGCTCTGGAACGTTCACGTGACGCGGGCAGAACTGAACCGGGCAGAAGATCTTGCGCGGGCATTGCAGACGCTCGCGGGGCACGCACCGCCCCATCTGGCGATGGTTGCCCATAATGCCATCGGACAAACCCGGTTTTTCACGGGCGCTCTATCGGACTGCGCGGCAGAAATCGCCGCCGTGCTTGAAATTGCGCCGCGCCATGCCGAACAGGACGGTATTGCAGTCTTCGGTGAGGACCCCGAGGTCGTATGTCGACAGTACGCGGCCTGTGTCGCCGAACTGACCGGAGCTCCGGAAGAAGCCGAGCGACACCTGAACGCCGGCACCACGCGCGCCGACCAGTTGGGTGCGGCCTTCGGGCGGGCGCAGATGCTGTGGTGCGGGGCGGTCTGCGCCCGTCTTCGAGGCGATATCGGACTGACCCGCGATCGGGCCGAAGCGCTCGTTGCCTTTTGCCGGGCAGAAGCGGTCCCGATCTGGGGCGACGCAGGCGAAATGCTGGCGGGCTGGGCGCAGGCGATGTCCGGCGACACAGACGGCACCGCGCGGATTGCAGGCGGCCTTGCCGCCTTCGATGCGGCGGATGTCAGGATCACCTTGCCCTTCGGCCATGGGCTGGCCGCCGAGGCGGCGTCGAAGATGGGCGATCTGGCCGCAGGAAGGCGCGCCATGTGCCGCGCCTTCGCAAGCGTCCGCGCCAGCGGCGAGCGCTGGTATCTGGCAGACCTTCACCGCCTGCGTGCCGGGCTTGCGCAGAAGGCGGGCCGCCGTGACATCGCCCGCCGCGCGCGCGCCCGCGCCGACGCCGTGGCGCGTACGCAGGGAAGGCTCGAACCGGCCCGGTAA
- a CDS encoding tripartite tricarboxylate transporter permease: protein MDIFAAIAGLLASPMVPMLILLGMIVGGITGGCISAILLRIPGTPNCVATIEDGYAFTLKGQAAKALGLAICASVFGPLFSAIILMTFATILSTFALKFHFPEYVAAFILALSAVIAVSGESLLKGAIAALIGTMVGIVPAVGGSPAGLIAYAQARSAARDPGSFGKGAEGGVVAAEAANNATIGGALITALTLGIPGDTVTAMLVGALTIQGVQPGPLMFLNSPEVVYAIYAAILLASVMMFFFMMGATGPLVRPLNIPKPILLPGLFVVACVGIYSLNGRMFEVWIMCVLGLLGFLLEHFRYPLAPMILGFLLGPPLESNLRQMLGQYGSLMPLVTRPIPLVLLLGAVAFVAVSLRARRRERLPGS, encoded by the coding sequence ATGGACATCTTTGCCGCCATAGCCGGCCTTCTTGCATCACCCATGGTGCCGATGCTGATCCTGCTCGGCATGATCGTCGGCGGCATCACCGGGGGCTGCATCTCGGCCATCCTGCTGCGCATCCCCGGCACGCCCAATTGCGTTGCCACCATCGAGGACGGTTACGCCTTCACGCTCAAGGGGCAGGCGGCAAAGGCGCTTGGCCTGGCAATCTGCGCCTCGGTCTTCGGCCCGCTGTTCAGCGCTATCATCCTGATGACCTTTGCGACGATCCTTTCGACCTTTGCGCTCAAGTTCCATTTTCCGGAATACGTCGCGGCCTTCATCCTCGCGCTGAGCGCCGTAATCGCCGTCAGCGGCGAAAGCCTGCTCAAGGGGGCCATCGCGGCGCTGATCGGCACGATGGTCGGCATCGTTCCTGCCGTCGGTGGCAGCCCTGCCGGCCTGATCGCCTATGCACAGGCGCGCAGCGCCGCCAGGGATCCGGGGAGCTTCGGCAAAGGGGCGGAGGGCGGGGTTGTCGCCGCAGAGGCCGCCAACAATGCGACGATCGGCGGCGCGCTCATAACGGCGCTCACGCTTGGCATCCCGGGCGACACGGTCACGGCGATGCTGGTCGGTGCGCTCACCATCCAGGGCGTCCAACCCGGCCCCCTGATGTTCTTGAATTCTCCCGAGGTCGTCTACGCCATCTATGCCGCAATCCTGTTGGCCAGCGTCATGATGTTCTTTTTCATGATGGGGGCGACCGGCCCGCTTGTCCGCCCGCTCAACATTCCCAAGCCGATCCTGCTTCCCGGACTTTTCGTCGTCGCCTGCGTCGGAATCTATTCCTTGAACGGGCGCATGTTCGAGGTCTGGATCATGTGTGTCCTCGGTCTTCTGGGCTTCTTGCTGGAGCATTTCCGCTACCCGCTTGCGCCCATGATCCTCGGGTTCCTGCTGGGGCCGCCGCTGGAAAGCAACCTGCGACAGATGCTGGGTCAATACGGGAGCCTGATGCCGCTGGTCACCCGGCCAATCCCGCTCGTGCTGCTGCTGGGTGCCGTGGCCTTTGTCGCCGTGTCGCTTCGGGCGCGACGACGCGAGCGGCTGCCAGGCTCCTGA
- a CDS encoding tripartite tricarboxylate transporter TctB family protein, with protein sequence MEADRVRRARIGEAALLLFLLVGGPLLMAETFRFQVVPWDPLGMAFWPRIQLSLGCAVILARLCKLRASGAPDPGDFARGLGVLAVCVVYVVAVGAIGQYLATPLFFLSFAVLRGSDDRRQGVLAALIAALVVLLSVWLLFDEILGLRVVSLPYWMR encoded by the coding sequence ATGGAGGCTGATCGCGTTCGCCGCGCAAGGATCGGCGAGGCCGCCCTTCTGTTGTTCCTGCTGGTGGGCGGCCCTTTGCTGATGGCAGAGACCTTCCGTTTCCAGGTTGTCCCTTGGGACCCGCTCGGAATGGCGTTCTGGCCGCGGATCCAGCTGTCCCTTGGCTGCGCGGTGATTCTGGCACGGCTTTGTAAGTTGCGGGCCAGCGGCGCGCCGGACCCGGGGGACTTTGCGCGCGGGCTTGGCGTGCTGGCAGTTTGCGTGGTCTACGTCGTGGCTGTCGGCGCCATCGGCCAGTACCTTGCCACCCCCCTGTTTTTTCTGTCGTTCGCCGTCCTGCGAGGCTCGGACGATCGCCGCCAAGGCGTCCTTGCCGCGCTGATCGCCGCCCTTGTCGTGCTGCTGTCTGTCTGGCTTCTGTTCGACGAGATACTGGGGCTTCGCGTCGTTTCCCTGCCGTACTGGATGCGTTGA
- a CDS encoding tripartite tricarboxylate transporter substrate-binding protein, producing the protein MNRVWKHRARALTATLAAAFFTATPSLAERSWPAGPVTIVVPYCPGGTTDNMVRIIASKMSDQIGSAVVVTNTDGGGGVLGMSAALESYPDGQTVGLYRSNTLVGIATGAAPFSSKDIQPA; encoded by the coding sequence ATGAACAGAGTCTGGAAGCATAGAGCGAGGGCGCTGACCGCCACGTTGGCCGCAGCCTTCTTCACCGCGACACCGTCGCTGGCAGAGCGCAGTTGGCCCGCAGGGCCTGTCACGATCGTCGTCCCCTACTGTCCGGGCGGCACGACGGACAACATGGTGCGCATCATCGCCTCAAAGATGTCGGATCAGATCGGCAGCGCGGTTGTCGTGACCAACACCGATGGCGGCGGCGGTGTTCTCGGCATGTCTGCCGCGCTCGAGAGCTATCCCGACGGCCAGACCGTTGGCCTGTACCGCTCGAACACGCTGGTCGGCATCGCCACCGGGGCGGCGCCTTTTTCCAGCAAGGACATCCAGCCCGCCTGA
- a CDS encoding sulfatase-like hydrolase/transferase, producing MADFATVAIIRRPDDVAAEMREIRSNYSALVSSCDDQLGRLLDLFDQLDLWKDTCLVVTTDHGFLLAEREWWGKNRMPYFTEISRIPLTIWHPDHAESAGRRSSALTQPPDLLPTILELHGAPFTLEVLRVMDLAGPFDFTKDVQTLRIAARPDGVRPPGLHEAFDRGTRTEVFDLRTDPGQERPIDAPEIAARLLQAAIGHLAAHDAPREFYGHYGLDTKTSGRKSHEQSLEA from the coding sequence ATGGCCGACTTCGCGACCGTTGCCATAATCCGGCGCCCAGATGATGTTGCCGCCGAGATGCGCGAAATCCGGTCGAACTACTCGGCGTTGGTCAGTTCGTGTGACGATCAGCTTGGCCGGCTTCTCGACCTGTTCGACCAGCTCGACCTGTGGAAGGACACTTGCCTTGTCGTGACCACCGACCATGGCTTCCTGCTGGCGGAACGTGAATGGTGGGGCAAGAACCGGATGCCGTACTTCACCGAGATCTCGCGCATACCGCTGACGATCTGGCACCCGGACCACGCCGAAAGCGCCGGTCGCCGCAGCTCAGCCTTGACCCAGCCGCCGGACCTGCTGCCGACGATCCTCGAACTGCACGGGGCTCCGTTCACGTTGGAAGTGTTGCGCGTCATGGACCTTGCCGGGCCCTTCGATTTTACCAAGGACGTGCAGACCCTGCGTATTGCCGCGCGGCCGGACGGGGTTCGGCCACCCGGTCTGCACGAGGCGTTTGATCGTGGCACGCGGACCGAGGTCTTCGATCTGCGCACCGATCCGGGACAGGAAAGGCCGATCGATGCGCCCGAGATCGCGGCGCGGCTGCTGCAGGCCGCGATTGGCCATCTCGCGGCGCATGACGCACCCCGGGAATTCTATGGCCACTACGGCCTCGACACGAAAACTTCAGGGAGGAAATCACATGAACAGAGTCTGGAAGCATAG